In one window of Opitutaceae bacterium DNA:
- a CDS encoding LacI family DNA-binding transcriptional regulator: protein MLGGPLGDSRSERRIEGFQAHVRSSRVHHAASWYREAGLARAWDILREAPAGIFACNDRLAEALILACRMRRLPLPPLVGFDNAPIAEHLRLTTIGIPWSELVQQSMHLVEGRLHGSTSPGRLLCLAHEMIVRLTCENRLQSANSRP, encoded by the coding sequence GTGCTGGGAGGTCCGCTCGGCGATTCAAGAAGCGAACGACGCATTGAGGGATTCCAGGCACACGTGCGTTCCTCCCGCGTGCACCATGCCGCTTCATGGTATCGTGAGGCAGGGCTCGCCCGGGCATGGGATATCCTGCGCGAGGCGCCCGCGGGAATTTTTGCCTGCAATGACCGGCTGGCTGAGGCTCTTATCCTCGCATGCCGCATGAGACGGCTTCCGCTCCCACCACTTGTGGGCTTCGACAATGCACCCATCGCCGAACACCTGCGCCTAACCACGATCGGCATTCCGTGGAGTGAACTCGTCCAGCAGTCAATGCACCTTGTTGAAGGACGCCTGCATGGAAGCACCTCCCCGGGTCGACTCCTGTGCCTTGCACATGAGATGATCGTCCGCCTGACATGCGAGAATCGCCTCCAATCCGCCAACTCGCGCCCGTGA
- a CDS encoding efflux RND transporter permease subunit: protein MNILDAALRRPLTVVVLVVAVALAAGLAIQRMSRDIFPPLGVPTIYVAQPYGGMDPAQMEGYLTYRYEYHFLYIAGISHVESKSIQGASIMKLQFHPGTDMSQALSETIAYVNRSRAFMPEGTPAPFVTRFDAGSVAVGYLVFSSDNPNRTLGEMQDQALNRVRPTFATLPGVSAPPPFGGSSRGIIINVNPERMRAYGLSPDEIVQAVAEANPISPSGNMNLGDKYPIVEMNSIVKDPRDLESVPLRRVGDKAVFLRDVGTVQDGADVTTSYALANGLRTVYLPVTKRADASTLDVVELVKKNIPEFQKILPDDIKVRYVFDQSPVVNRSIRDVMKEGGLGAILTGVMVLLFLRDWRSVFIVLINIPLSLLSAVFALWVTGQSIHLMTLGGLALAIGILVDESTVAVENIHTHMAGGVSPSQAAYTGTKETALPRLLAMLCILSVFIPAFFMVGAAKALFVPMALAVGFSMIASYLLSSTLVPILSIWLLRRHVSQIHEASYFEKLKSAYAKLLRAIVAVRWPLAAAYIVACAAVVWFVGGGLGTEIFPRTDNGQFAVRLRAPSGTRVDVTESIARKVLDTINREAGGEDKVEVSIGMVGVHNSSFPVNLIHLWNGGPEEGWLAVQFKPETRIPMEAFIERLRGVFAREFPDVRFSFEPQDIVSRVMSFGSPTPVEIAISGSSLAVSKSYADRIIAQLARIPYLRDVQIAQTLDYPTVTVNVDRERAGLLGVKMADVTRSLVAATTSSRFTKPVYWADPATGISYNVQVQIPEARTTTVEDIGNVPVKSSGGDPVLLRNLAAIGSGTSPGIYERYNVARLVSITANLHGTDLGTAMKAIRRAVADAGPAPEARTKVDYRGQTIPLTQLLDGFRSGLVIAIVVIFLLLIANFQSVRLALAVVSTVPAVLAGVVLALRLTGTTLNIQSSMGAIMAVGVAVANSILLVTFSEKARISTADPISGAVTGGSSRLRPILMTGCAMIAGMLPLALGAGEGGDQTAPLGRAVVGGLALATVATLFVLPAFFAILAGRKVRAVSLHPDDSGQERAPSTSTL from the coding sequence ATGAACATCCTCGATGCGGCGCTTCGCCGTCCCCTAACCGTCGTGGTCCTGGTGGTAGCGGTCGCGCTCGCGGCGGGTCTGGCCATCCAGCGGATGTCGCGCGACATCTTTCCACCGCTCGGCGTGCCGACCATCTATGTCGCCCAGCCCTACGGGGGCATGGATCCCGCGCAGATGGAGGGCTACCTGACCTACCGGTACGAATACCACTTTCTCTACATCGCAGGGATCTCCCATGTGGAGTCCAAATCCATCCAGGGAGCCTCCATCATGAAGCTCCAGTTCCACCCCGGCACGGACATGTCGCAGGCGCTCTCGGAAACCATCGCCTACGTCAACCGTTCGCGCGCGTTCATGCCCGAAGGCACGCCGGCGCCCTTCGTCACGCGGTTCGACGCCGGAAGCGTCGCGGTCGGCTATCTGGTGTTCTCCTCCGACAACCCCAACCGCACGCTCGGGGAAATGCAGGACCAGGCGCTGAACCGCGTGCGGCCGACATTCGCCACCCTACCCGGAGTTTCCGCGCCGCCCCCCTTCGGAGGGAGCTCCCGGGGCATCATCATCAATGTCAACCCCGAGCGCATGCGCGCCTACGGGCTCTCACCCGACGAAATCGTCCAGGCGGTCGCCGAGGCGAATCCGATCAGTCCGTCGGGCAACATGAATCTCGGCGACAAGTATCCGATCGTGGAAATGAACTCGATCGTCAAAGACCCCAGGGATCTCGAGTCAGTCCCTCTCCGCCGCGTCGGTGACAAGGCTGTCTTTCTGCGGGACGTGGGAACGGTCCAGGACGGTGCGGACGTGACGACCAGCTACGCGCTCGCGAACGGACTGCGCACCGTGTACCTCCCGGTCACCAAACGCGCCGACGCCTCGACCCTCGATGTCGTCGAACTCGTGAAGAAAAACATTCCCGAGTTTCAAAAGATCCTGCCGGACGACATCAAGGTCCGCTACGTCTTCGATCAATCGCCCGTCGTCAACCGCTCGATCCGCGATGTCATGAAGGAGGGAGGCTTGGGCGCCATCCTCACGGGGGTGATGGTGCTGCTCTTTCTGCGCGACTGGCGGAGCGTGTTCATTGTCCTCATCAATATCCCTCTTTCGCTGCTGAGCGCCGTTTTCGCCCTCTGGGTCACCGGGCAGTCGATTCACCTCATGACACTGGGCGGTCTTGCGCTCGCCATCGGCATCCTGGTCGATGAGTCGACCGTCGCCGTTGAGAACATTCACACGCACATGGCCGGAGGCGTTTCCCCATCGCAGGCGGCTTACACGGGGACGAAGGAGACTGCCCTGCCCCGCCTGCTGGCCATGCTCTGCATACTCTCCGTTTTCATTCCTGCATTCTTCATGGTGGGCGCTGCAAAGGCGCTCTTCGTGCCCATGGCGCTCGCCGTGGGCTTCTCGATGATCGCATCCTACCTCCTCTCAAGCACGCTGGTTCCCATCCTCTCAATCTGGCTGCTGCGTCGTCACGTTTCGCAGATTCACGAGGCATCCTATTTCGAAAAGCTGAAATCCGCGTACGCGAAACTGCTTCGCGCGATCGTCGCCGTCCGCTGGCCTCTGGCGGCAGCATACATTGTCGCCTGCGCTGCCGTGGTCTGGTTCGTCGGCGGCGGACTGGGTACCGAAATTTTCCCCCGCACCGACAACGGCCAGTTTGCCGTGCGGCTCCGCGCCCCGAGCGGCACGAGGGTTGACGTCACGGAATCGATCGCACGGAAGGTTCTCGACACAATCAATCGCGAGGCCGGCGGAGAGGACAAGGTCGAGGTCTCCATAGGCATGGTTGGCGTGCACAACTCCAGCTTTCCCGTGAACCTCATTCACCTCTGGAACGGCGGTCCCGAGGAGGGATGGCTCGCTGTTCAGTTCAAGCCTGAAACCCGGATACCCATGGAGGCGTTCATCGAGAGGCTTCGCGGCGTCTTCGCCCGGGAGTTTCCTGACGTCCGTTTCTCCTTCGAGCCGCAGGACATCGTTTCCCGCGTCATGAGCTTCGGTTCACCAACGCCCGTTGAGATCGCCATCAGCGGCTCGTCACTGGCGGTCAGCAAGTCCTACGCCGATCGCATCATCGCGCAACTGGCCAGGATTCCCTACCTGCGGGACGTGCAGATCGCCCAGACGCTCGACTACCCGACCGTCACCGTAAACGTCGACCGCGAGCGGGCCGGGCTGCTCGGTGTGAAGATGGCCGATGTGACCCGCTCGCTGGTCGCCGCGACCACTTCGAGTCGCTTCACGAAGCCGGTCTACTGGGCCGATCCGGCAACCGGCATCAGCTACAATGTTCAGGTGCAGATTCCCGAGGCGCGCACCACAACCGTCGAGGACATCGGCAACGTCCCCGTCAAATCATCGGGCGGCGATCCGGTCCTTCTGCGCAATCTTGCCGCGATCGGAAGCGGCACATCGCCGGGAATCTATGAGCGCTACAATGTCGCGCGGCTCGTGAGCATCACCGCGAATCTTCATGGGACCGATCTCGGCACGGCCATGAAGGCGATCCGCAGGGCGGTTGCCGACGCGGGCCCCGCGCCCGAGGCGCGCACGAAGGTTGATTATCGAGGACAGACCATTCCGCTCACGCAGCTCCTCGACGGATTTCGCTCCGGCCTCGTGATCGCGATCGTGGTGATCTTCCTCCTGCTCATCGCGAACTTCCAGTCGGTGCGCCTCGCGCTGGCCGTCGTTTCAACCGTGCCTGCCGTTCTCGCAGGGGTCGTGCTCGCCCTCCGCCTGACGGGCACCACGTTGAACATCCAATCCTCAATGGGCGCGATCATGGCCGTCGGTGTCGCCGTTGCGAATTCCATCCTGCTGGTCACCTTCTCGGAAAAGGCCAGGATCTCCACCGCCGACCCGATCTCAGGTGCGGTCACCGGAGGCAGCAGCCGCCTTCGCCCGATCCTGATGACCGGCTGCGCCATGATTGCAGGCATGCTGCCGCTCGCCCTGGGAGCGGGCGAAGGAGGCGACCAGACCGCACCCCTGGGCCGAGCCGTGGTTGGCGGACTGGCGCTCGCCACTGTCGCGACGCTCTTCGTTCTTCCCGCCTTCTTTGCCATTCTCGCCGGCAGAAAAGTCCGAGCGGTCTCGCTGCATCCCGACGACTCCGGACAGGAGCGTGCTCCATCAACATCCACCCTTTGA
- a CDS encoding IclR family transcriptional regulator produces MGLIQSVDKALRILQALDAHGGWMGVRELARTIGLSPPTTHNLLKTLLARNFVETSRETKQYRLGLAAVIMGAAADPLNSMRDFCRPYIESLASEFAETVVVLTWRSDHAFVVDWIQADHPLSVTHDHGMVEHPIVFATGRVLLAYQPRSVQLSYSAKEDLAKFLPNSPANAREMTELLDQIGRDGFAITSNVSNSGIAAVATPIFEANGQAILAIGFSAPISRSTDVQISFVLSRLKEISREMSQKLGGAGQTRGSPGETVLSAS; encoded by the coding sequence ATGGGCTTAATCCAATCCGTTGACAAAGCGTTGCGCATACTTCAAGCGCTGGACGCACACGGCGGGTGGATGGGTGTCAGGGAACTTGCGCGAACCATCGGCCTGTCGCCGCCAACAACGCATAATCTTCTAAAGACCCTGCTCGCGCGAAACTTCGTGGAGACAAGCCGCGAGACCAAACAGTACCGTCTCGGACTCGCGGCGGTCATCATGGGCGCAGCAGCGGATCCGCTGAACAGCATGCGCGATTTCTGCCGTCCCTACATTGAGTCACTCGCAAGCGAGTTTGCGGAAACAGTGGTCGTTCTGACCTGGCGAAGCGATCACGCCTTCGTGGTGGATTGGATCCAGGCGGATCATCCCCTTTCCGTCACGCACGACCACGGCATGGTCGAGCATCCGATCGTCTTCGCCACAGGCCGCGTGCTACTCGCCTATCAGCCTCGATCGGTGCAACTCAGCTATTCTGCCAAGGAGGACCTGGCAAAATTTCTGCCCAATTCGCCGGCCAACGCCCGGGAGATGACCGAGTTGCTCGATCAGATCGGCCGCGACGGTTTCGCTATCACCAGCAATGTTTCCAACAGCGGCATCGCGGCCGTCGCCACCCCGATATTTGAGGCCAACGGCCAGGCCATTCTGGCCATCGGCTTCAGCGCGCCAATCTCACGCAGCACGGATGTCCAGATATCCTTCGTCCTATCCCGCCTGAAGGAGATCAGCCGGGAAATGTCGCAGAAACTCGGGGGAGCGGGACAGACCCGCGGCAGTCCGGGGGAAACCGTTCTCAGCGCTTCCTGA
- a CDS encoding helix-turn-helix transcriptional regulator: MSKETGSSAVEREILRPLWKVHILHHACEAPFVANWMIEELREHGYRVSPGTLYPMLTRLCRLGWLKTVEQARAGTGPAVTHYQATSVGRRALREVQARIRELQGEVFRKR, from the coding sequence ATGAGTAAGGAAACGGGATCATCCGCCGTCGAGCGCGAAATTCTGCGCCCGCTTTGGAAGGTTCACATCCTTCATCACGCGTGCGAGGCTCCCTTTGTTGCGAACTGGATGATCGAGGAGCTGCGCGAGCACGGGTATCGCGTGAGTCCCGGCACGCTCTATCCCATGCTCACAAGGCTGTGCCGGCTGGGCTGGCTGAAGACGGTCGAGCAAGCCAGGGCGGGCACGGGGCCGGCGGTGACGCACTATCAGGCGACGTCCGTTGGCAGACGGGCGCTGCGCGAGGTGCAGGCGCGCATTCGCGAACTGCAGGGCGAGGTTTTCAGGAAGCGCTGA
- a CDS encoding efflux RND transporter periplasmic adaptor subunit has product MSLLRASSIMLALAGAATCPAQNSPDVQVVSPHRGGIYRYVTLPGTMRANHQVTLHAKVAGYLKSIAVDTGDVVKAGQVLAELEMPELLAELSRQQSELKVAQFEVERIHKARNKAPDLITPQAADAAEARLSTAQAGIEQFETMLGYAKIVAPFDGIVTQRNIDPGALVPAATGGGNAQAAAILTLMDYSTIRIHVPVPEIEAARIRTGQPVVVTTESLPGMVFKGEVSRHSGALDERTRTLFVEADLANTDLTLRPGMYANVKIGVEHHRDSLLVPAPALVREKAAGFLFLFEDGKAKRVPVKYGFNDGSDVEILDELPANARVILPGKATLVNGQSVNVAGGK; this is encoded by the coding sequence ATGAGCTTACTTCGTGCATCCAGCATCATGCTGGCCCTGGCCGGCGCAGCGACGTGCCCTGCGCAAAACTCACCCGACGTCCAAGTGGTTTCTCCCCACCGGGGCGGAATATACCGGTATGTGACGCTTCCCGGTACCATGCGCGCCAACCATCAGGTGACGCTGCATGCCAAAGTGGCCGGCTACCTGAAGTCGATCGCGGTCGACACCGGTGATGTCGTCAAGGCCGGTCAGGTGCTCGCTGAACTGGAAATGCCGGAGCTTCTGGCCGAACTTTCCCGCCAGCAATCCGAGCTCAAGGTGGCGCAATTTGAAGTGGAGCGCATCCACAAGGCGCGCAACAAGGCCCCGGATCTCATCACTCCCCAGGCTGCGGACGCCGCGGAAGCGAGGCTCTCGACCGCGCAGGCGGGAATCGAGCAATTCGAGACAATGCTCGGCTACGCGAAAATCGTGGCGCCGTTCGACGGCATCGTTACCCAGCGCAACATTGACCCGGGCGCACTGGTGCCCGCGGCCACAGGCGGCGGCAACGCACAGGCTGCGGCCATCCTCACCTTGATGGACTACTCAACCATCCGCATCCACGTTCCCGTGCCGGAGATCGAAGCCGCGCGCATCCGCACAGGGCAGCCCGTGGTCGTCACGACGGAATCCCTGCCGGGAATGGTGTTCAAGGGCGAAGTGAGCCGCCACTCCGGCGCCCTGGACGAACGCACCCGCACGCTTTTCGTGGAGGCGGATCTCGCAAACACGGACCTGACCCTGCGTCCCGGGATGTACGCAAACGTGAAGATCGGTGTCGAACACCACAGGGATTCACTTCTGGTGCCTGCGCCCGCCCTCGTGCGCGAAAAGGCTGCGGGCTTCCTCTTTCTGTTCGAGGACGGGAAGGCGAAACGCGTGCCGGTGAAGTACGGTTTCAACGACGGCAGCGACGTGGAGATTCTGGACGAGCTCCCCGCCAATGCCCGCGTCATTCTCCCTGGAAAGGCGACGCTGGTGAATGGTCAGTCAGTCAACGTGGCGGGGGGCAAATGA
- a CDS encoding TolC family protein, producing MLLPGAFLRASEPQTIDLATALRLAGANNLDVEIAREKVSEARAASDSARARFIPWISPSIVVRRHEENVQDAGGRILDADKQSLAAGIAINAQLDLGETYFQNLVAKQVVKSSEAALAGRQRETTFRAASAYFELARARAAVIAAQEAARVAREHAAQLGVAAEAGIAFKGDAARAGAARERSELALLRARTDQRVAAARLAEILRLDPSVDLVSDDGALVPMSLESPAGDLGERIARALARRPEIDESASRLAGARLNRRAATQGPLIPTLGAQASLGGLGGGPSGSTLTRDFDMSSDLSFGVSWRIGPGGLLDRNRQREMLSRERQVELDQEKVRDAIRRQVVESHARLQSLSRQIELAGNALNAADQTARLSRERRATGVGAPFEDLEAEDELARAQRDYLGTIADYNLAQYALRFATGD from the coding sequence ATGCTTCTGCCAGGCGCGTTTCTCCGCGCATCCGAGCCGCAGACGATCGATCTGGCGACCGCGCTCCGTCTTGCGGGGGCAAACAATCTGGATGTCGAGATTGCGCGCGAAAAGGTCAGCGAGGCGCGCGCCGCCAGCGATTCCGCACGCGCCCGCTTCATCCCTTGGATCAGCCCGTCAATCGTTGTTCGCAGGCACGAGGAAAATGTGCAGGACGCAGGCGGACGCATTCTGGACGCGGACAAGCAGTCCCTCGCCGCCGGCATCGCCATCAATGCACAGCTCGATCTGGGCGAAACCTATTTCCAGAACCTGGTCGCAAAACAGGTCGTGAAGTCGAGCGAAGCGGCCCTGGCCGGGCGCCAGCGCGAGACGACCTTTCGCGCCGCGTCGGCCTATTTTGAACTGGCTCGCGCGCGCGCCGCCGTGATCGCAGCCCAGGAAGCCGCGCGCGTCGCGCGAGAACACGCGGCGCAGCTCGGCGTCGCAGCCGAAGCCGGTATCGCCTTCAAGGGGGACGCCGCCCGGGCTGGCGCAGCCCGCGAACGCTCCGAACTCGCGCTGCTGCGCGCGCGAACCGACCAGCGCGTGGCGGCCGCCCGCCTGGCGGAGATCCTGCGACTGGATCCTTCGGTCGACCTCGTGTCCGACGACGGTGCACTCGTCCCGATGTCGCTCGAATCACCCGCCGGCGACCTCGGCGAACGCATCGCACGCGCACTCGCCCGGCGGCCTGAAATCGATGAGTCGGCATCCCGGCTGGCGGGCGCGCGATTGAACCGCCGGGCCGCCACCCAGGGTCCGCTGATTCCCACGCTCGGCGCACAGGCCTCGTTGGGCGGACTGGGCGGCGGGCCTTCCGGTTCGACGCTGACGCGGGATTTCGACATGAGCAGCGACCTCAGCTTCGGGGTCAGCTGGCGCATCGGACCCGGCGGACTGCTGGATCGAAATCGCCAGCGGGAGATGCTCTCCCGCGAACGGCAGGTGGAGCTGGATCAGGAGAAGGTGCGGGATGCCATCCGCCGCCAGGTGGTGGAGAGCCACGCCCGCCTGCAGTCGCTCTCGAGACAGATTGAACTCGCAGGAAACGCGTTGAATGCTGCGGATCAAACCGCGCGCCTGTCGCGGGAAAGACGCGCAACGGGAGTCGGTGCGCCTTTCGAGGATCTCGAGGCCGAGGACGAACTCGCGCGGGCCCAGCGCGACTACCTGGGCACGATCGCCGACTACAATCTCGCCCAATACGCGCTGCGCTTCGCCACCGGTGATTGA